Proteins encoded within one genomic window of Mesorhizobium sp. AR10:
- a CDS encoding glycosyltransferase, translating to MQMRVTLVLMGAIPCKGYGGIERQVDWLATDLVRLGHHVAVVAAPGSSHPLCEVRHASTEAEVRAAIPADTQIVHTHSWPIDFHIPTLTTLREILPSLPDMPNRSFLSANHARVYGRKTFVYNGFPVDEYRLSPSKNRNLLFLAGIARSSKGLSRAVHLAKVFDFQLDIAGGSRWKLLGRSQARRDRVFLRSLGRRYRFHGIVDGDVKLRLLGEARAFLNPIAWEEPFGNAPVEAMLCGTPVLTTPRGALPETVDADSGRFFETDDDFSNALQAVESLTPEQCRESAATRFPIRKTSLGYLELYTRILDGETLN from the coding sequence ATGCAGATGCGAGTAACGCTTGTTCTAATGGGCGCCATTCCTTGTAAAGGCTATGGCGGTATTGAGCGGCAGGTTGACTGGCTCGCAACTGATCTGGTTCGTCTGGGTCATCATGTCGCGGTTGTTGCGGCGCCAGGATCAAGCCACCCGCTCTGCGAAGTTCGGCACGCCTCGACCGAAGCCGAAGTGAGAGCGGCGATCCCCGCCGACACGCAGATTGTTCATACCCACAGTTGGCCTATCGATTTTCACATCCCGACTTTGACTACCCTGCGCGAGATTTTGCCCAGTTTACCTGATATGCCTAACCGGAGTTTTCTCAGCGCTAACCATGCTCGCGTCTATGGGCGCAAAACATTCGTCTACAACGGTTTTCCTGTGGACGAGTACCGGCTGTCACCTTCGAAGAACCGAAACCTGCTTTTCCTGGCGGGTATCGCACGATCAAGCAAGGGTCTCAGTCGCGCCGTTCACCTTGCGAAAGTGTTCGATTTCCAGCTCGACATTGCGGGCGGTTCGCGTTGGAAATTACTGGGCCGCAGTCAGGCCCGCCGCGATCGTGTGTTTCTCAGAAGCCTTGGGAGGCGGTATCGATTTCACGGCATAGTCGACGGCGATGTGAAGTTGCGTCTACTCGGGGAGGCCAGAGCTTTTCTCAATCCGATTGCCTGGGAAGAGCCGTTCGGAAATGCGCCAGTCGAGGCCATGCTTTGCGGCACTCCCGTGCTCACCACGCCAAGAGGCGCTCTTCCAGAAACAGTCGATGCTGATAGCGGTCGGTTCTTCGAAACCGACGATGATTTTAGCAACGCGCTTCAAGCAGTCGAGAGCTTAACACCAGAACAATGCAGAGAGTCTGCTGCTACGCGGTTTCCCATTCGCAAGACATCGCTCGGATATCTGGAACTCTACACTCGCATATTAGACGGCGAAACGCTCAATTAG
- a CDS encoding glycosyltransferase family 25 protein, whose amino-acid sequence MMEFPADKVFVRICHVKRGYEDRERHILKEFGRRGVPVHFFLDWDIPDVTEDIRQSFVGSGKLLPSEVSLALKQVSIWRAFLETDKPFCLVFEDDVFLAPDFVAKFNECIAEFGSPDRKAVVYLGSGSNYYVPRWKLRKGQRLYPALHARCADSYLITRSVAQARCDWIAEHKVSRPIDHQIEHIDEKLGIEMLWFERPIVEQGSQNGAFHSSVAGNARRLWFKRIGWSWKKATRRFFGHNARS is encoded by the coding sequence ATGATGGAGTTTCCAGCCGACAAGGTTTTCGTTCGCATATGCCACGTCAAACGCGGCTACGAAGATCGGGAACGCCATATTTTGAAGGAGTTTGGTCGGCGCGGTGTGCCGGTGCATTTCTTTCTCGACTGGGACATCCCGGATGTCACGGAGGATATCAGGCAATCGTTTGTCGGGTCGGGCAAGTTGCTGCCATCTGAAGTTTCCCTCGCCCTCAAACAGGTCAGCATATGGCGGGCGTTTCTCGAAACAGACAAGCCTTTTTGCCTGGTGTTTGAGGATGATGTGTTCCTAGCCCCCGACTTCGTCGCCAAATTCAACGAGTGTATAGCTGAGTTCGGCAGTCCGGACCGAAAGGCTGTCGTCTATCTCGGCAGCGGCAGCAACTACTATGTGCCGCGATGGAAGTTGCGGAAGGGCCAGAGGCTCTATCCGGCGCTCCATGCGCGCTGTGCGGATTCCTATCTGATTACGCGCTCGGTCGCCCAGGCTCGCTGCGACTGGATTGCCGAACACAAGGTTTCCAGGCCGATCGACCATCAGATCGAGCATATCGATGAGAAGCTGGGCATTGAAATGCTCTGGTTCGAGCGGCCGATCGTCGAACAGGGAAGCCAGAACGGTGCGTTCCATAGCTCTGTGGCAGGAAACGCTCGTCGCTTGTGGTTCAAACGGATTGGCTGGAGTTGGAAGAAAGCCACTCGGCGCTTCTTCGGCCATAATGCGCGCAGCTAA